A stretch of Bordetella petrii DNA encodes these proteins:
- a CDS encoding NAD(P)-dependent oxidoreductase, whose amino-acid sequence MTSHTKPGAIGFIGLGIMGRGMAASLLRRGHEVVVHNRGRDAEAALAAAGARRAATPAELGGMVDVAMLCLSDTAAVEAVLFGPQGLASTLPAGSYVIDTSTIAVSATRCHARRLAEQGVALLDAPVSGGQQAAEQGALSCMVGAAQADFDACLPYLQAIASRVVRVGGNGAGQVAKACNQVAVSAVMLGVAEAFSLARSSGVDPAAVREALLGGAARSAILEKNALRLLQGDFKPGFRAGLMRKDLRLAMDAARDAGACLPMAAATLQWLEALCNTGHADDDWSAVGRLIAELAGPAQAS is encoded by the coding sequence ATGACATCGCATACCAAGCCTGGCGCCATCGGATTCATCGGCCTGGGCATCATGGGGCGCGGCATGGCCGCATCGCTGCTGCGCCGCGGCCATGAGGTGGTGGTGCACAATCGCGGCCGCGATGCCGAGGCCGCGCTGGCCGCGGCGGGCGCCCGCCGCGCCGCCACGCCGGCCGAGCTGGGCGGCATGGTAGACGTGGCGATGCTGTGCCTGTCGGACACCGCGGCGGTCGAAGCCGTGCTGTTCGGCCCCCAGGGCCTGGCGTCGACGCTGCCTGCCGGCAGCTATGTGATCGACACCAGCACCATTGCGGTGTCGGCCACCCGCTGCCATGCCCGGCGCCTGGCCGAACAGGGCGTGGCGCTGCTGGACGCGCCGGTCAGCGGAGGGCAGCAGGCCGCCGAACAGGGCGCGCTCAGTTGCATGGTGGGGGCCGCGCAGGCGGACTTCGACGCGTGCCTGCCGTACTTGCAGGCGATCGCCTCGCGCGTGGTGCGTGTGGGGGGCAACGGCGCCGGGCAGGTGGCCAAGGCCTGCAATCAGGTAGCCGTCAGCGCGGTGATGCTGGGCGTGGCCGAAGCATTTTCGCTGGCGCGCAGCAGCGGGGTGGATCCGGCTGCCGTGCGCGAGGCCCTGCTGGGCGGCGCGGCGCGCAGCGCCATTCTCGAGAAGAATGCGCTGCGCCTGCTGCAGGGCGACTTCAAGCCGGGATTCCGCGCCGGCCTGATGCGCAAAGACCTGCGCCTGGCGATGGATGCCGCGCGCGATGCCGGCGCCTGCCTGCCGATGGCCGCGGCCACCTTGCAGTGGCTCGAGGCATTGTGCAACACCGGCCATGCCGACGACGACTGGAGCGCCGTGGGCCGCCTGATCGCCGAACTCGCCGGCCCCGCGCAGGCTTCTTGA